Proteins found in one Quercus robur chromosome 2, dhQueRobu3.1, whole genome shotgun sequence genomic segment:
- the LOC126714189 gene encoding glyoxylase I 4, producing the protein MSYCSSMASLLSPSPTVLLQHKVNRVCVTVSTNITSKSYWTSVRNGRWHDLSFVTKAKMAVEGDVLEKESVSVNEDYGVVSVHHVGILCENLERSIDFYQNILGLEINEARPDDKLPYRGAWLWVGSEMIHLMELPNPDPLTGRPEHGGRDRHTCIAIRDVSKLKAILDKAGIPYTLSRSGRPAIFTRDPDANALEFTQVDN; encoded by the exons ATGAGTTATTGCTCTTCCATGGCTTCCCTTCTCAGTCCATCTCCCACTGTTCTTCTGCAACACAAG GTGAATCGTGTCTGTGTTACTGTATCTACAAACATAACTTCTAAAAGTTACTGGACTAGTGTGAGAAATGGTAGATGGCATGACCTTAGTTTTGTGACAAAAGCTAAGATGGCTGTTGAAGGAGATGTACTTGAGAAAGAGTCTGTTAGTGTCAATGAAG ATTATGGAGTTGTTAGTGTTCACCATGTTGGAATTCTGTGTGAAAACCTTGAAAGGTCGATTGATTTCTACCAGAATATTCTAG GTCTTGAAATAAATGAAGCAAGGCCAGATGATAAGCTCCCTTACAGAGGTGCTTGGTTGTGGGTGGGTTCTGAGATGATTCATCTGATGGAGCTTCCCAATCCTGACCCCTTAACTGGACGACCTGAACATGGGGGCCGAGATCGTCATACTTGTATTGCAATTAGGGACGTGTCTAAGCTGAAAGCAATCCTTGATAAAGCTg GTATTCCCTACACACTTAGCCGCTCTGGGAGGCCTGCAATCTTTACACGAGATCCAGATGCAAATGCTCTAGAGTTTACTCAAGTGGATAactga
- the LOC126714187 gene encoding protein ALP1-like, with protein MEITSFPFLNQEDFLHFFTSFQEMDGVNVNGNNNSNNNDNKKRRRKSEDFNYYDDDEETKKKSNGFTDILASIMLLDEEEKQEQELWFMEDQQDKALFDFNQDQKTHAMDDYHVQMQSRYSDLEQFDVSRKAKRARRSAFAVTSTIATAAAAATTADNSASSSPPKPGSAGTPHRRLWVKDRSKDWWDQFSSPDFPDEEFRRAFRMSKATFQMICDELDSVVMKKNTMLRDAIPVRTRVAVCIWRLATGEPLRLVSRRFGLGISTCHKLVLEVCSAIKGVLMSKFLHWPDENKVEVDKEEFKSISGIPNVGGSMYTTHVPIIAPKNNVASYFNKRHTERNQKTSYSITVQGIVDPKGVFTDVCIGYPGSMSDDQVLEKSALSQRGNMGLLKDVWIVGNSGYPLTDWVLVPYTHQNLTWSQHAFNEKIGEVQRVAKEAFARLKGRWSCLQRRTEVKLQDLPVVLGACCVLHNICEMRNEGLEPEQRYEIFDDEMVAENGLRSANAIQARDQIAHDLLHHGQAGTRYS; from the coding sequence ATGGAAATTACCTCGTTCCCATTTCTTAATCAGGAggattttttgcatttctttacTTCGTTTCAAGAAATGGACGGTGTCAATGTGAACggcaacaacaacagcaacaacaatgACAATAAAAAGCGGCGAAGAAAGAGCGAAGACTTCAACTACTACGACGACGACGAAGAAACCAAGAAGAAGAGCAACGGGTTTACGGATATACTCGCTTCAATCATGTTGCTTGATGAGGAGGAGAAGCAAGAGCAAGAGCTGTGGTTCATGGAGGATCAGCAAGACAAGGCCTTATTTGACTTCAACCAAGACCAAAAGACTCATGCTATGGACGATTACCATGTCCAAATGCAAAGTCGTTACTCTGATTTAGAACAATTTGATGTGTCAAGAAAAGCCAAGCGAGCTCGTCGCTCTGCTTTTGCTGTTACTTCAACAATTGCAACAGCAGCAGCTGCAGCTACTACGGCTGATAATTCCGCTTCGAGTTCTCCGCCGAAGCCGGGTTCTGCAGGCACACCCCACCGCAGGTTGTGGGTGAAGGACAGGTCTAAAGACTGGTGGGATCAGTTTAGCAGTCCGGATTTTCCAGATGAGGAGTTTCGCCGCGCCTTTCGGATGAGCAAGGCGACGTTTCAAATGATCTGTGATGAATTGGATTCGGTTGTCATGAAGAAAAACACAATGTTGCGTGATGCCATTCCTGTCCGCACGCGTGTTGCTGTGTGCATATGGAGATTGGCTACTGGGGAGCCATTGAGGCTTGTGTCTAGGCGATTCGGGTTGGGCATTTCGACTTGCCACAAGCTTGTTCTCGAGGTTTGTTCGGCTATTAAGGGTGTTCTGATGTCGAAATTTCTTCACTGGCCTGATGAGAATAAGGTTGAGGTTGATAAGGAAGAGTTTAAATCGATTTCGGGGATACCAAATGTTGGTGGTTCAATGTACACTACTCATGTTCCTATTATAGCGCCCAAGAATAACGTGGCTTCTTATTTTAATAAGAGGCATACGGAGAGGAATCAGAAGACATCGTATTCGATTACGGTTCAAGGGATTGTTGATCCTAAAGGTGTGTTCACTGATGTTTGTATTGGTTATCCTGGTTCTATGTCTGATGACCAGGTGTTGGAGAAGTCTGCTTTGAGTCAGAGAGGGAATATGGGGCTTTTGAAGGATGTTTGGATTGTTGGGAATTCTGGTTACCCATTGACGGATTGGGTTTTGGTTCCTTATAcacaccaaaacctcacttggtCTCAGCATGCTTTCAATGAGAAGATTGGGGAGGTTCAAAGGGTTGCTAAGGAGGCATTTGCGAGGTTGAAAGGAAGGTGGTCTTGCTTGCAGAGGAGAACAGAGGTGAAACTCCAAGATTTGCCAGTGGTTCTTGGGGCTTGTTGTGTGTTGCATAATATCTGTGAGATGAGAAATGAAGGGCTGGAACCAGAGCAGAGGTATGAGATTTTTGATGATGAAATGGTTGCTGAGAATGGTTTGAGGTCTGCGAATGCTATACAGGCTAGAGATCAGATTGCTCATGATTTGTTACATCATGGCCAAGCAGGCACTCGTTATAGTTGA